The Hippopotamus amphibius kiboko isolate mHipAmp2 chromosome 16, mHipAmp2.hap2, whole genome shotgun sequence genomic interval CCCTGAGCCAGGACCACACAGCTGTGCCCAGCCCTGTGTGGCTTCTCCCAGGCCTGAGAGACCCCTGGGGCCCTGTCCTTATTCCCCAGGACCAGGACAGCTGCTGCCTCTGGTCACAATGAACATCGTTCTCTCCAGGTAAGCAGCTCCACACCGGCCccggatgggagggagggggcggccgggtTTTCAGGGCCAGATGCACTGAGACAGACGGGGCTGCCTGCACTGCTGGGGGCGGTGGGAAGGATGCTCTCCTGCCTACGCCATGCCCACCTCAAGATCTAGGGACCATGGAGACTTCCAGAATCTGGCCTCTGTCTGCTTGCCCAGCATTTTTGCCCACAGCCCTGGGGTAGCTAACTTCCCTCACTCATTTCTACCTGGGAAACCCCTCTCTTCGCTCTTCAAAGCCCCATTGGGCATCACCCATTTTGTGGACTCATCCCCGATCCCACTGCCTGCAGCCTGATTCTTTCACTGCCTTCTCAACCCTCCTGCCCCTTTTCCAGTTGTTTCCACACCTGGCTCCTCTGGGGGGTCACAAACTCGAGGGCACCTCTGGACCACCCAACATGCTTCTTTAAAAATGCAGCCCCCCGGGCCTTGCTCACAGGAAGTCTGCTTCACAAGTCTGGGGGAAAGTGGGCTGGGATTCTGCAAGCTTAACCTGtgctccaagtgattctgattgAGGAGGTCCATGGACCCCAACCTGGAGGGATGGAGACTGTGGCCagctgtgaccttgagtaagATGCTTCACCTCCGTCTACCTTGCTAGCAGGGCAATACACATGGCGTGCACTGCAAGCTGTGAAGGGCTGCAGTTAGGGTTTGTTAGAAGGACAAAGGGCCCTGCTCCCAGCTTCCAGCTTTAGAGATGTGATTAGAGGGATGCAGGGCTGAGGCGCGAACTTTGGTCAAATGGAGAGAGGCTGGGGCAGCGATCAGTTGGGACAAGGGGCAAGAGGGAGGCGAGTGTCTGAGGCTGTGCCCCCTCTGCTGTCTCGGGAAGACAAGATCCAGCAAGTCCTTCACTCAGTCTGTACTTTTTCACGGAACACCTGCGATGGGTGGGTACCAGCAAGGCAGcaagctcctccccccacctcagcctctgccccctcacccccaaaccCTGAAAGATGCAAGGGATGAGAGAAACCAGGCACGACAGGAAGTGATACATGGTGCTAAAtggctgggggaggagaaggaaccCAGAGCATGGAGCATGGGGtcttcagggcagtgaaactccTCCATGACACTGTGATGGCAGAGACAGGGCATTGAGCATGTGTCAAAACCCATGACAGGTACACCAAGAGGGAAGCCTCATGTAAATGGGGGACTTTAGTTAataagaatatatcacaattggCTCATCTTCTGTAACAGAGGCCCTGCACTAAGGGAAGCTGTTAACAACAGGGGAAACCGTATGTGCTGGGGAGGGGGTATGCGGGAACACTGTATTTCCcgctcagtttttctgtaaacttaaaactggctccccccaccccccaaaaaagtttaCTAATAAAGCTTTACAATGTAGAGAAGCCAGAGAATTTGAGCAGCTCGGGGAAAAGACAGACTCTGGGGATTTCAGAGAGAGGAGGCCACTGCAGCTCAGGATGGGTGCACCACAGACCAGCTCCGCCGGGAAGACAAAACCCCTCTAAAAGGGCCCCAGGGTGGGAAAGCCCAGGTTAGGAGCCAAGCCCAGGTCTGCACTCCTGCCTGGCCCCTGACCAGCCCCGTGACCCCGATGGTCTCCCGTATCTGCCCTGATGGGCTGACCTGGCGACCTTGGTGTTATCCCGGGGACCAGGCGCCCGGCTCGGGCTGGCCACCtaggaggagggggtggtggcTGGGTGACCCCTGTATCGCTGTCCTGACCTGGCTGGGTGTCCCTGCCCAGAACGGCCCCTCAGGCCCCCGCCTCCCCAGGGACAGCCAGGTGCGGGTGATGGAGGACACGGTGACCAACGCCGAGAAGTACTTCGGCCAGTTCTGCTCGCTGCTGGCCGCCTACACCCGCAAGACAGCCCGGCTGCGCGACAAGGCCGACCAGCTGGTCAAGCAGCTCATCGACTTTGCCAACACGGAAAACCCAGAGATGAGGGCCGCCCTGAGGAACTTTGCCGAGGACCTGGCCAAAGTGCAGGATTACCGGCAGGCGGAGGTGAGCAGTGGCCCCAGGGGACCCACTGTCCAGGGTTGGTAGGGGGGTTGTCTGAGGGTTGGAGCCGCCCAGCAGGGGCCACAGTCAGTGGACGCATCTCCTCAAAGGTGGCCCCAGAGGGAGGACGCTCACATCCCTCCTTCTCTGGGGTCACACCTCGGTTTACAGGACTGAGAGCCTGGAGGCTTCCGGAGGGCAAGGAGGCTGCAGGCAGTTagggaaagaattaaaaataaaagctccaTGTAgtgtacacacaatggaatactactcagccataaagcagaacaaaataatgccttctgcagcaacatggatggacctggagattatcatactaagtgaagtaagccagacagagacagaTGTCATAtaccactcatatgtggaatctaaaatacggcaCAAACGAACCTATTTacaaagcagactcacagacagagaggtcagacttgtggttgccgagggggTGGAAGcactggggagggatggattgggcgTTTGggataaaaatagaatagaatagattagaatagaatagaatagaatagaatagaatagaatagaatagaataggtCTCCAGCCAGCCCAGAAAAATCCTCTCTGCGAtggcagaaaagaatgaaacagctTTTCTATTGGATAAGTGTTAAACCAGAAGCTAATGCACGTGGCAGGATTGGATAAGTGACAGCAGAGAGAAACCTCCctctccctgaggacagggaagGGGACAGCGCCCTTTGTCACACAGGACTTCCTAATTCCACCTGGCGATTGGGCGGCCACCTGGGCTGGCTACTCAtctttacccaaagaaaactaacactttttctctctctctgacaagCAGGTAAGTACAGCTTGGAGCCAGGCACCAGGCAAACTCCCTGGAGACACTGTCCTCCCCATGTTTACAGTTCAGAGATGACTGGCCTCTCCTGGTTGTAAGACCGGCCAGAGGCTTCTTTAGCTTTTAAAAGGTTTACATCCATCtcaaagggacagagggaggatTTACAACTGcaagttttctcaaaaaaagagCTGTACTGAAAGGGAGGGGGAAAGTCCCGTTCCCTTTCAGCACTtgggaaaattattattattattattattattattattattattttggtttgtGTTTACAAGAGCCGTGAGCCctgatggaggaggaggcaggggctgggtggggagtcCAGTTCCCCAGGCCCATCTGGCAAACCAAACTCTCTGGGAGCCCTGTCCTCCAGGAACCAgcctcacctgggaacttgttagaaatgcagattcttgggccaTGCACTGGACCTGATGAGTCAGAAcctctggggcagggcctggctgTCAGGGTTCTAAGGAGCCCTTGCGGGGACGCCTCCGCCTGCTCTGGTGCGACACCCATGAGGTGATCCACCCCAGCTTTCACTGTCAGCATCATTACAATTACTGCTATTGTGTACGCGAGTGTCTAGCGTTAGGCCTGGCACACAGGCACTGACTCGGGGCGTGAAGTGGCCCCTCACCAGCCCTGCCATGTCGCTGGGGGCTGCACAGCACAACCCACTCGGAATTCCTGCTAGTCCGTGTTCCAGGTGGACCTGCCAGCCTCCTCAGCGAGATCTTAAGGCAGTTTGGAGAAATGAAATAGCACCAGGTCCCATCCAGTTGGAAAGAAATGCTGGGCATGATACACTCATTATACCCATTCTACAGGCCACGAAACAGGGCTCAGTGAGAGGAAATGTGTCACCAGAGCCCTTGGGAGACAGAGCCCTgagcccaggccggtcctcacaaGCCCAAGGTTGGGGGAGGGCCCACCGTGTAGCTCCAGGTATGCAGACGGCACTCTATAAACGCAGGCCAGGGGCCACACAGCCTCCCAGCATCCTGGCTCCACCCGCTCTGACTCTGTGTCCATGTGCCTGCCCCCAGGTCGAGAGGCTGGAGACCAAGGTTGTCAACCCCCTGAAGCTGTACGGGGCACAGACAAAGCAGACCCGGGTGAGCGAGGGCACAGTGCTGCAGGGTGGGCCACGTGGGGGCTGGCCGGCCTGGGACCCCAGGAAACCACGCTCCTTCCTTAGGCTGAGATCAAGAAATTCAAACACGTCCGGAACAACGAGATCAAACAACTGGAAaagctggagaaactgaggcagaagtccCCTTCGGATAGACAGACCATTGTATCCTTCCCGAGGCGGGCGCTGGGGGGTGGCGGGGCCCACCCTCTGGGTGGGGGCGGCGGGGCCACCCCAGGGGCTGCTGGGTAGCCTGGATCCCTAACAGCACCATCTCAGTCCCAGGTGAGCAACACACGTCTACCTGCAGAAGGCAGGCTCGCACACAGGTAACGAATGGCCTCACGAAATGGCGAGGTGAGCTGTACCTGGGCAGGTGTGTGCAGGGCCCTGGGCTCAGGATGGCTGAGTCCGCAGTGTCGGGAAAGCCATCGGCCAGGGCTCGAGAGACCTGGGGTCTGTCCCGTCAGTGATGCTGCTCAGCAAGTCGGCCAGTCACTGCCCTCCATGGCCCGCTGCCTTGTCAGGCTTGCTACTCAATGCTCACAGGAGGCAGGTGCTTCTAGATAAGAAAACCGAGaaaggtgacttgcccaaggtcacgcagaaAGCTAAGGGGCAACCCCCAACTCAGCTCTGCGGGGACCTGGCTCTGAAATCCATTTTCTTCACGCACCAGGCCTGCCATGGAGTCAGGCCATATAAATGTCAATcaaagcaaccaataaattaattaccTAAAATCATTTCACATGCAGGAATTAATGATCAGCCAATGTGGAGCACCTGTTAGAGTGATAGCTAAGCAGTGCCCACTCTTTCATTCTTGCAACAATCCTGCAAAGCAGGCGTTATTACTGTCCCCTGTTTGCAGGCAGGcacattgaggctcagagaggttaagtgacttgcccaaggtcacacagctaataagaggGTCTGTCCAAGTGGCAATTGCCCCTTTTGTCATGTTCCTACTCGGCCATTCCTTTGATGACCAAATTGGCAAGAGACGCTCACAGTGCAGGACAGCTGGTCTGCAAGTAGGGCGGAGGGACAGAGAATGATCCAAAATGGAGCCCCTGACACCTTCTGTCTCTGGGGCCAGGCGGAGACCAGTGTGCAGCGGGCCTCGGTGGATGCCAGCCGCACCTCCCACCAGCTGGAGGAGACGGTCGACGCCTTCCAGAAGCAGAAGCTGAAGGACCTACAGGTAGGGTGGTCAGTCCCTGCTCGGAAGTACCCTGGGCTGCCTCGTGTGTGAGCTtcggtgtgtgtgtatttatgtgtgcacctgtgtatgtgtgagtgCACGTGTGTTCTCTGtgacagagtgtgtgtgtgagagagagagagagagagtgagagctgTGCCCGCTCGACTCTCAGAGCCCCGACTCCCAGGACCGTTAATCCTGGCTTCATCCTGACCACAGGGGGTAAGAGGCCGGCTGCTCGGGCAGCTGTCCTGCACAGCTGTCCTGCCCGGGAGCCAGCATTGGCAGCCCTGCTCTCTCAGCACCCAGCCCAGCTCCCTGCTGGCCAGGAGAACTGGGCAGGGTCTGTTCCCCCAGTTCCTGCTTTTCTGAACGGGACCCACGGACTCTCTTCCTGTCCTCCGCAAAGCCCCAGTCACACAAATCCTTCCTCCTTCCACCCGGACCCCACCCCAACGTACCCAGAATCCCAGCTCTCACAAGAGGCCTCGGGGAGTCGGGGTCTTTAAGGGCAAGATGGTCACAAAGGCCCCTGCACCCACTCCTGATGCTCCCCCTTTAGTCCATTTTCCAAACTGCAGCCCCAAGGATGTCACAAAAAGCAGCTCTGATTTGTCACTCCTGGGTTTAACACCCTCCTGTGCTTCCGTCGTTCCAAGGAGAAAGGCTGAAATCCTCCTCAAGGCTCCAAAGCATCAGCCCAGGCCTCCAGCCTCATCTTGGACACACCACTCCAAGCTCAAGTGCACCAAGGCCTTTcatacctcagggcctttgcacaggctgcaTCCTCTACCAGGAAGGCTCTGCCCTTAGGCTGCATGGAGTTCACACCTCCTTGTCCTTCAGAGAAACTCACCTGGACCCCCAGACCTGGTCTGACCAAGGGTTAACACTCTGCTCCACTCCCTCTGGGGGAGTTATCCCAGGGGGTGGATTCACTGTATCTTTAACTCACTCCCGAATCTAACAAAGGTTGGATACACACCTACTATGTGCGAGGCGCTATGCCTGAGGCTGGGGACACCATAGGCAGCAAAGCAAGGCCCTGTCCTCACAGAGCCGACACCCTCAGGAGAGACATGACGCAGACCCCGTGACGGTGGCGAGCAGGGGAGAACTCACCGCTCCGTGCACGCCTCCCATACTGCACATCGGCGCCACAGGGCAGACCCCCAGCCTGCCGTGTCCCCTCCTGGGTCCTGGGCGGGCACTCAGGAAATATCTGGGACGTGAATGAAAGAATCAACGAACCAATCAACGAACAGACGGACGGACCAAAGCCGTGAGACAGCGGTAATGACTGCAGGCAGCACCGAAAACCACCAGCAGACattattaagcacctgctgttTTCGAGGCCAACGAGAGCATACAAGATTCTCCACGGTCGGGCGGCCAACAGAAGCGCCCCGTGCAGCACGGGCATCCTTTAAAATCGGGGGATTCAATCTTTAAGAGGCACTTACCCAAGCCTCCACATTTTCAGAGGTATGAAAACCCGACCTTGGAGGTAATCACTACCACTATGTCAGTGGTGGGTCACCATTCCAACAAAGTCTTTACAAAATAACTGACTCCCAGAACAGGGTGTCAGCGCACGCCTTCAAGCAGGGGGTCACCTACCTGAGCGTGCATCACACGTCCCGCGGCGGGCCCCTCAACCCGAGGCTGGCCCCTCAACCCGAGGCGGCGGGGCCCGGAGGACCTGCAGCCCCGCCGGCTCCCAGGCCGGGCTGGCGTGCAGGGGCGCCCGCAGGTCCGGAGCTCTGTGAACTGGGCCTCTCCTGACCCGCCGGAGGCCTGAGCGCACCCGGCCTGTCCGCAGGGCCGCGCGCGCGGTCAAGGCCAGGCTGTCAAGGCCAGGCGGTCAAGGCCAGGCGAGACCCCTTGTCACCCCGCGCCCTGCCGCTTGGGGGCAGCAGCACCCGCAGGCGCGAGGAAGCGCTTCCGGGTCTAGGGCCGCCGGCGCCCCGCCCCTGTCTCCTCCCAGGCGGCTCCGCGGCTCCCTCCGGCCCCGCCTCTTCCGGTGCTTCCCACGTGACAGGAAGGGGTGTGCTTCCGGGCCGCaggctcctcccccagccctaggGCTCATGCCCTCCGAGGGCCTCGCGCATGGTTTTGGGGCCTGTGACGGGCCCGCCGCGCATGGGAGGGGCCCCGACCCGCAGTAGGCGGTGtctcccctcaggcctggcacacaggaggagcTTGTGCTGGGCCCCGCATGCCGTGGGAGCCCCCCCAGAGCCAGCCACGCCACGGGAGCTGTGCAGAGCTACCGAGCCAGGCCGAACCGTCCCGTCGAGAGAAGCCAGCCTCCTTGTCCCTGATGACATTTTGGCAGGCTGCCCCGTCGGGTCGTGGGGCCTGTGCGCCCTGCAGTGTCCACCTGcagcatcccctccccctcccgtaGGACCTGCTCCCAGCCCTCTGGGTGACAGGGGCTGCACGTTTGCAGCCATCAACCTGCAAACACCTGACCTCGGAATAAGGAGCAGAAGCGGAGCGGAGGAGCCCGCATCGACAGAGCTGAGAAGAGAGCGTCCCTCAACAGGTCCAGGAGGCCTCACACATGTCCGGAACAATCTCTGTGCAAGACGGCTGTTGAACTGTGGGAATGCCTTATCAGCtcaaactaaaataaattaactGGAAATGCTATATGGAAACTCTCCCCCTAGGACCTGCCCCGCAAGGATAACTAAGCCCCCCCGTCCCCCATTGGTCCACTTCAAGATGACCCCAGGACAGTCCTTCTGACAGTGTGACTTATGTGATCCAGACTTCTCTCCCCACAGAAAATTTTTTCGGACTTTGTGACCATTGAGATGGTCTTCCATGCCAAAGCGGTGGAGGTGTATTCCAGTGCCTTCCAGACTCTGGAGAGCTACGACCTGGAGAGAGACCTGGAGGTGGGTCACAGGCCCCCATTCTCCTCTTTGAGGGGTTGGGCTGAATTGCaggttgtttttgtctttttttaaattgaagtatagttgacctacAGTGTTGTGCCtgtctttgctgtacagcaaagggaccCAGTTTTACACGTAtatacattctgtttttaaatattcttttcccttatagtttatcccaggagattagatacagttccctgtcctataccttaggaccttgtttatccattgtatttataatagtttgtatctactaaccccaaattcccactccatccctctccttctcccctcccccttgacaaccagaagtctgttctctatgtctgtgagcctgtttctgtttcgtagatgggttcatttgtgccatatcttagattccgcatataagtgatatatattgtttgtctgatttatttcacttagtatgatcatctctagttgcatccttgctgctgcaagtggcattattttttttttttggctgagtagttGGTTTTGTCTTGATAGAAGCAGTTTAGCAGTTTTTGTTGGCAACATTTTGCAG includes:
- the CIBAR2 gene encoding CBY1-interacting BAR domain-containing protein 2, coding for MNIVLSRDSQVRVMEDTVTNAEKYFGQFCSLLAAYTRKTARLRDKADQLVKQLIDFANTENPEMRAALRNFAEDLAKVQDYRQAEVERLETKVVNPLKLYGAQTKQTRAEIKKFKHVRNNEIKQLEKLEKLRQKSPSDRQTISQAETSVQRASVDASRTSHQLEETVDAFQKQKLKDLQKIFSDFVTIEMVFHAKAVEVYSSAFQTLESYDLERDLEDFRAKMRGVYRRYDARPLTDTTPSQTVPCTVPSQTAWSTIPSQRKEAASEEDSAEEDPVEDLRAQGQGLHQ